The Chryseobacterium indologenes genomic sequence AACCAATCATAAAAGCGATCTGGCTTAAAGTATATTCTCCTGTATCAATAAGTTCAATACTTTTTAAAATACGGATCAGCTGCATATATTTTTGGATCGTAATCCCTGTTTCCCGCTTAAATATACGCTGAAGGCTTCTTACAGACATTAAGGACAGATCAGCCAAGTCATCTATACTTACCTGTTCCATGTAATTCTTATTAATATAACTGCATACAGGCAGTAATCTTGGATCTACCGGAATCGGGATTTGTAAACCTACTTTCTCTGTGCAGAAATGAGGAAGGCTATTCAATAAAGCGGTCAGGAAATATCCCTGTTCTTCATTTTCTTCCAATAATTTATTCCACTTTGAGGCATATTGTAACATTTCTCTCAAAACCGGAGGCGCTGCAAAAACATGCACTTTATTATAAAAATCATTGTCGAAAACCGTTTTGAATAAAATCACCATCAGATTAACCGTACTGGCTTCCGACTGAGTATGATGTTTTTTGCCTGAAGGGATCCAGATTAAGTGATTTTGTGGAACCAGATAGATTTTATTCTCAATGTGAAAATACTGATACCCCTCTTCAACATAAGTCAGCTGATATCTTTGATGAGTATGATCATAGTCATCATGGGTCCAGTCTTTCTCATACCAGACATAAGCATCAATATTAATTTCATCATCAAACTCCCCTTTTCTTTTTTCTGATAATCCACATTTCATTTTGGCGTTTTATATAATAATTCTGGCAAATTTAATAAAAATACCAATTGTAAATTTGCATTATCAAATAGATACACTTCCTGTTTTTCTACAATCAGATGAATTTATAGTAAGCATTTACTGTTAAACGATAAAAATTTATCAAAGGAAAAGACGTAAGAAGGTTATATATTCAATACATGGAAACTCATCTGTTGAAATTCAAACTATCTTTGAGATAGATTAATAGTAAAAATAACATTCAATACATAAAAAATAATATTATGAAAAAAGTTTTTGTTGCAGGAGCCACCGGATGGGCGGGTTCTGAAATTAGCAGAGCAATATTTAATAATGACGAAATGATATTAACAGG encodes the following:
- a CDS encoding helix-turn-helix transcriptional regulator, with the protein product MKCGLSEKRKGEFDDEINIDAYVWYEKDWTHDDYDHTHQRYQLTYVEEGYQYFHIENKIYLVPQNHLIWIPSGKKHHTQSEASTVNLMVILFKTVFDNDFYNKVHVFAAPPVLREMLQYASKWNKLLEENEEQGYFLTALLNSLPHFCTEKVGLQIPIPVDPRLLPVCSYINKNYMEQVSIDDLADLSLMSVRSLQRIFKRETGITIQKYMQLIRILKSIELIDTGEYTLSQIAFMIGYKSLSAFTNSYFGIMKEKAKIIGRS